The following is a genomic window from Triplophysa dalaica isolate WHDGS20190420 chromosome 22, ASM1584641v1, whole genome shotgun sequence.
CTGCATGAAACGCAATCTGACCCGCCGGCTGCCCTCTTTTACTGAGGCTGAACGCATGCATATTAATGGAACGGCTGATTTCTTTGCCCTCTCTCATGGTCCGGCTCTTAGTTTTCAGCTGATCAATGACAGTCTGCGCTTCGGTCAGACAGAAGACCTGGACCTGAGGATGCTGCTGTACTGGATCCATGCTGAGTATAACAATCCGCCCGTCTTTGTGGTTGAGAGTGGTTGGTATGGAGGTGGCAACACAAAAACGAAGGATGCCAAGCATATGTACTATCTGAAACGCTTTATTATGGAGACTTTGAAAGGTAGATAGGCAGActgatgtttatattaaaattgaatAATACAATATGACGTATAACAAAAAGTACTAATATGAGCTCTCTTTGTTCCTTTCACAGCCATCCGATTtgacaatgtaaatgtaattggcTACACGGCCTGGTCTCTGCTGGATGGATACGAGTGGTACCGTGAATATGGAATACGACGAGGGCTGTTCTATGTAGATTTCAACACTCCAGACCTAAAGAGAGAACCAAAGACATCTGCAACGTTCTATAGCAAACTCATCGAAAAGAACGGCTTCCCCCAGCTGCCTGAGAATCGCCCGGCACAGGGCGTCTTTTCCTGTGATTTTGCCTGGGGTGTGGCGGCCAACTCCATACAGGTATCAGGTGCCCTATTTTATAGtttctttgtttataaatatgattttttatttaataaaaatattagtattcatttttgctgtgttattattttatttattcatttgataataaatatacaatatatattatatccaaacataacatattttaatatataatatataaaactatttatttttattaaactattatttttattatgattaccttgtattaataaatatagcatatacaatttatattatatctcaatatttactttaaatattttcattataaaacggtttttattaaaaaatatgtaggTGGCATGTTATTGGTTGATGCACAAAAAGTAGacgtattttaaaatgaataaaaatgagcaATTCTGAACCTCAGATCAGGTAAACATTTCATCTAAATACTGTGAAAGTGGCATTGTTTTGTACACTGTGGCCCAGCAAATCAAACAGATTTTATTGTTCTTGTTTGTCCCATTAGACATTCGTGCGTTGGAGGTTTCAAAGTTCACGTTAATAGAACCCTGATTCTGTGAAGATCATATGGTGCATTTAACTTTAAACTTTGACCTCTGCTCAGACATCACCTAACATTCCAGCAAATTCCATATATTCTTAACCTGTATGTATTCAACCTACTTCAATAAAGAATGAGAATGAGCTGCATTTACCAAATGTGCACATGCAAGCAAAGAATTTGTTTGTCCACACAAATATGCACGAATTGAACCTGGAAACTGTGTCTAACAACAATTCTGTTTGCAGGTTGATACCACACCTACCCAGTTTGCAGACCCCAGCGTATACATCTGGAACATTTCTGGTAACGGAGAGCTAAAAAAACTCCCAGGTGTGCAGGCGCCTGCTACGCGCAGGGCACGGCATTGTGCCGACTACGCCAGCATCCGTCAGCAGGTGTCTGACATCCAACACATACAAGTGTCTCACTTTCACTTTTCCCTCAACTGGTCGTCACTTGTCCCTTCAGGCCTTGTGTCAGATGTTAACAAAACGCTGCTGAACTACTACCGTTGCTTTGTCAGTGAGCTACGAAAGGTTAATGTAACCCCGGTCGTGACCCTTTGGCACCATACTGGGAAGTTGTCCAGCTTGCCTGTGCCCATGGAAGCCAGAGGGGGCTGGCAGAGCGAAAACACAGTACAGGCCTTTGTAGACTACGCCAGGCTGTGTTTCCGACATCTCGGAGCTCACGTCAAGCTATGGATCACGCTGAATGAACCCAACGATGAGGACCTTGAATACTCAGTGGGTCACCAGCAGTTACGTGCCCATGCGTTAGCTTGGCGCGTCTACGACAGTGAATTCCGCCCATCTCAAGGCGGCAAGGCGTCTTTAGTTCTTCATATGGATTGGGTCGAGCCTGCTTTTTCTTTCAACCGTGAGGATGTGGAACCTGCAAACCGAGTCTTGGACTTTCGAGTGGGTTGGTTTGCAGAGCCAATCTTTGGAAGCGGCGACTACCCAGAAGTGATGCGAAGCTGGCTGCAACAGAGAAACAACATCGATCTTTTTAACTATCACTTACCAGCGTTCAGCGAAGAAGATCGACGGCTGGTTAAAGGAACTTACGATTTCTTCGCCATCAGCCACTTTACCACCTCAATGGTGTATGATGGAGTTGAGGACAAATACACATTCAAGGACAAGCTGCAGGTGCAACTGATCTCCGACGTTACCTGGATCATGTCGCCAAGACGCAACTCTCCCGTGGTCCCCTGGGGTCTTCGGAAGGCTCTGAACTGGGTCAACTCGAGATATAAAGGCGTTCCAATTTACGTGATGGCCAATGGGGTTCAAGAGGACATTGCAAGATTTAAGGACAGCTTGCGCGTCTACTACCTTTACAACTACATTAATGAAGCTTTGAAAGGTaagattgttcacccaaaaagaataATTCTGTCGTCTTGTATTCACTCTCATGACTCATTCtactttgaaacacaaaagaagatatttcgagaaatgtttCATcgggtttgtgtccatacaatggaagtcaatgggggtcagtgttgtttggttaccaacgtccttcaaaatgtcgtcttttgtgttctgcataagaaagaaagtcattcaggtttggactGACATGAGGGTGACCGAATGATCATTTTAAGGTGTTCAGGTTCAAAATATCCAAACCGTGACGTCTCAGTTCATGGGCACAAAGCTCAGACggcacacaaataaacactcgCAGTGGCTTAATCATTAAACAAAAATCTAGGGAAACAGTTTGCTGACCTCATAAAAACCCTCAAGCCGCTCTTCATCTGAGCCttggaaaaatatttgtttaacattttcgAACACTGGCAAGATTTTGATTACAAAGCCAGCCTCATAGTTCAATCCGCTTGTTTTCTAACCTctgatttgttttttcagcataCATGCTGGACGGTGTCAATGTGAAAGGTTATTTTGCGTATGCATTCAACGACCAACACGACCCAGGCTTTGGAATGTACGGATATGTACAAGAGGaagtcattttaaaatcatcacTGGCGCATTACAAAAACATCATCCACCACAACGGATTCCCTGCTTACGGCACAGCGTACAGACAGTGTTCACATCCTCCTGCATACTGTTCTGAGTGTTACATCCTAACTAAGCAACCTGTTGTCTGCTTTTTGTCTCTGGTGGGCTCCTGTATGCTGATGACATTGTGCTTTATTGTCTACTATGCAGTCAGGAGGCACAAAATAACcacaaaacaatgaaagcaGTCCTTACTTTGCTACAGGTGTTATATTgaacattaaaggaatagttcactcaaaacttttaattctgtcataatttatttaccctcagatagttccaaacctgtatacaacacaaaggaatatatcTGGAATAatatcagtaaccaaacagatctcctcccccattgactcccatagtatttattttcctaatatgggAGTCAGTGGGGAATGAGATCTGGTTATGTTACTAACATACTTCCAAAtaacttcctttgtgtttaacagaacaaaaaaatgtatacaggtttggaacaatctgaggatgagtaaattatgacagaatttcaatctgtccctttaatattaaagtttaatttgGGACATCTGAAAGCCTGTTTAAAATTACACCCAATGTATATTTCTTGATTCACAGCATTTCTTAATGGATATTACAGCAGGCTGTCGAGGAAAGACCAagctatttattttatgtaaaaagataatatttatttaagatgtttgctttttattctttatgttAGGCTTACAAGTTGTTAATAAGTaggtaaaacaaatattgacattttcagAATCCTAGATAACTTTACCATGGTTAGTTTTGGTAAGATGGCATTCTCACATTATCTGATTGTTTGTATTGAAATATGATATTTAGGATTGTATTGAATGCacgttttatgtatttaatgtcattttgctttaagaatatatgcagtatatatatatatatatatatatatatatatatacatatgaatAAGACACATCTGTGGTTTTAATGACAAATAACTTTTAGTGTCTGTTAGCGGTTGCAGaaattaaagtgatatttcacccaaaacattgtatcatcatttacttactctctcgtcatttcaaaactttatgACTTACCTTCttccccagaacacaaaagaattcattttaaagaaagttggtaattGAACAGCACTGGTCCCCATTCACCTCtatcgtatggacacaaaatcaatgcaagcgaatgggggccagttaacaacattcttccaaatatcttctgttcttcagaagaaagtcagtcatacaggttttagggcgagtaaatgatgattgaattgttatttttgggtgaactatcaatttaaCTCGCAGCATAAATATAACTTTTCATGCTACATATGTTTCAACTATGTCATACCTCCTGTCTGATACAATACATAAAACTACAGTGCAATTGCTTTTGAACtatatttattatgaaaaaaggtcactcaaaataatatttattttaggctACAATGGCTCAAAACATGAGGTTATCGAGTCCATCCTCCATAAACTTCTTGTAGATGGCCATGAATTTAGCCACAAAGGCCTCCAGATGGTAGATTGCTTTGTTGCCCAGCTGCAGTCTGTGTTCATAGTACGCAGCCATCTGAGCCACCTCTGCCTTCAGGTGTCCATCACAGTTGCTAAGCAGCTCTGTCACCAGCCCCTGGAAAACCACAGATGGAAAATTACTTATTGCAGTATTCAGTGATCATGGGTACGGTTTAACCCATATCTAACAGTGAGATACTGTATTTCATTTCCCAGTATGTTTTCTTTACACTAAACTATGCAACTTTACCCTCATGATGATGTCTGGCGGGATGCAGTGAGTTAGAAGTTCGTACAATCGCGCCCGAACCTCCAGAAGCCTGCAAGAACACCACAGAtataaattagggatgcaccgatatgtacaaTTTGGCCAAtaacgataaccgataattcttaaacatttgaagccgataaccgatatacagtatcgaaatattaatataaaattccccaAGACTGAAACAAATGgcaaaaaatcaaaacataacaGGTCATTAAAAAACAAGTGAATTATTGAACAACATTAGGTAATAACATTACTTTAAAGCAAACTATGTTAATGAAACAAAGTGCTGATGTAACCCTAGTGCAAAGGTTTTCTTTCTAATGAGGAAGAACACAAGACTTTTTGTGCCCCACTTCTTGTAAACACAGCggttatttgtatatatttttttgctttagatgtgtttgttctgacCTCTGAGGACTTTGCTGGCTGACTATAGCATTGGCTGTTTCTCTGAGATACACTTCCCAGTCTGTCACAGGGATGTCCTGGTCTGGTGAGAACGGATACCTGCAGGACAAAAATGTGTAGATGCCAGTTACTCTTATGTTACAATTTATcttaatttaatgaattattcCTATCTTCATATAAGCAAAAGCCAATTCAGCTTTACTGGACTAGAAAAAACGGATGCAAAACGCATGTGATGGCTCTCACTTACTGTTGAACTCTGCAGGCCTCGCACATCAGCATGGCTTTGCGTAGATTGCGTCCGGACTTCTCAGCGATCTGTTTGGccagctcaggaggaagcagcaATCCCTCCTTCTTGCACACATTCGACAGTACACTGCACACCTGAATGGCGGAAGGTCAGATAATTTTCTGATGTTCAAAATTCTTTAAAGTTTCTTTCActtattttatcattaaagggatacttcacccaaaaaagtttttttgcgATCATAgactcaccttcgagtttttccaaatctgtataaattagtttgttctgatgaacacagagaaagatatttggaaaaatgcttatgaCCAGACGATTGTGCACccccttgactaccatagtaggtagtcaaaagtgctgtctaaattcttcaaaatgtcttcttttgtgttcaacagaacaaaaaaattataaagtgattttttcttctatgggagtcaatggggggcaagatctgtttgatcataagtattcttccaattatctttgtgttcatcataacaaatacatt
Proteins encoded in this region:
- the kl gene encoding klotho isoform X1, which translates into the protein MKVTWIFWTLVLFSVTAADPSAGLRTWDRFSKLPYPGDKAFLYDIFPDKFMWAVGTAAYSVEGAWEKDGKGKSIWDTFTRGGTRVSRGDVGSDSYHNIQADLRALQQLRVTHYRFSLSWSRIFSNGTKESYNRWGVEYYKNLIRGLKEIKVQPVVTLYHWDLPDFLQTRFGGWSNSILVEVFREYADFCFKTFGSDVKFWITIDNPFVVSWHGYGTGVVAPGIKNDSDLPFRVGHNLLKAHAAVWHLYDQRYRASQGGKVSMALASHWIKPSRTRQENHKACQCSLDFVLGWFARPLFVDGDYPPCMKRNLTRRLPSFTEAERMHINGTADFFALSHGPALSFQLINDSLRFGQTEDLDLRMLLYWIHAEYNNPPVFVVESGWYGGGNTKTKDAKHMYYLKRFIMETLKAIRFDNVNVIGYTAWSLLDGYEWYREYGIRRGLFYVDFNTPDLKREPKTSATFYSKLIEKNGFPQLPENRPAQGVFSCDFAWGVAANSIQVDTTPTQFADPSVYIWNISGNGELKKLPGVQAPATRRARHCADYASIRQQVSDIQHIQVSHFHFSLNWSSLVPSGLVSDVNKTLLNYYRCFVSELRKVNVTPVVTLWHHTGKLSSLPVPMEARGGWQSENTVQAFVDYARLCFRHLGAHVKLWITLNEPNDEDLEYSVGHQQLRAHALAWRVYDSEFRPSQGGKASLVLHMDWVEPAFSFNREDVEPANRVLDFRVGWFAEPIFGSGDYPEVMRSWLQQRNNIDLFNYHLPAFSEEDRRLVKGTYDFFAISHFTTSMVYDGVEDKYTFKDKLQVQLISDVTWIMSPRRNSPVVPWGLRKALNWVNSRYKGVPIYVMANGVQEDIARFKDSLRVYYLYNYINEALKAYMLDGVNVKGYFAYAFNDQHDPGFGMYGYVQEEVILKSSLAHYKNIIHHNGFPAYGTAYRQCSHPPAYCSECYILTKQPVVCFLSLVGSCMLMTLCFIVYYAVRRHKITTKQ
- the kl gene encoding klotho isoform X2 — protein: MWAVGTAAYSVEGAWEKDGKGKSIWDTFTRGGTRVSRGDVGSDSYHNIQADLRALQQLRVTHYRFSLSWSRIFSNGTKESYNRWGVEYYKNLIRGLKEIKVQPVVTLYHWDLPDFLQTRFGGWSNSILVEVFREYADFCFKTFGSDVKFWITIDNPFVVSWHGYGTGVVAPGIKNDSDLPFRVGHNLLKAHAAVWHLYDQRYRASQGGKVSMALASHWIKPSRTRQENHKACQCSLDFVLGWFARPLFVDGDYPPCMKRNLTRRLPSFTEAERMHINGTADFFALSHGPALSFQLINDSLRFGQTEDLDLRMLLYWIHAEYNNPPVFVVESGWYGGGNTKTKDAKHMYYLKRFIMETLKAIRFDNVNVIGYTAWSLLDGYEWYREYGIRRGLFYVDFNTPDLKREPKTSATFYSKLIEKNGFPQLPENRPAQGVFSCDFAWGVAANSIQVDTTPTQFADPSVYIWNISGNGELKKLPGVQAPATRRARHCADYASIRQQVSDIQHIQVSHFHFSLNWSSLVPSGLVSDVNKTLLNYYRCFVSELRKVNVTPVVTLWHHTGKLSSLPVPMEARGGWQSENTVQAFVDYARLCFRHLGAHVKLWITLNEPNDEDLEYSVGHQQLRAHALAWRVYDSEFRPSQGGKASLVLHMDWVEPAFSFNREDVEPANRVLDFRVGWFAEPIFGSGDYPEVMRSWLQQRNNIDLFNYHLPAFSEEDRRLVKGTYDFFAISHFTTSMVYDGVEDKYTFKDKLQVQLISDVTWIMSPRRNSPVVPWGLRKALNWVNSRYKGVPIYVMANGVQEDIARFKDSLRVYYLYNYINEALKAYMLDGVNVKGYFAYAFNDQHDPGFGMYGYVQEEVILKSSLAHYKNIIHHNGFPAYGTAYRQCSHPPAYCSECYILTKQPVVCFLSLVGSCMLMTLCFIVYYAVRRHKITTKQ